The following are from one region of the Equus przewalskii isolate Varuska chromosome 21, EquPr2, whole genome shotgun sequence genome:
- the NXT1 gene encoding NTF2-related export protein 1 encodes MAAVDFKTYVDQACRAAEEFVNVYYTTMDKRRRLLSRLYMGTATLVWNGNAVSGQESLSEFFEMLPSSEFQINVVDCQPVHDEATPSQTTVLVVICGTVKFEGNKQRDFNQNFILTAQASPSSTVWRIASDCFRFQDWAS; translated from the coding sequence ATGGCGGCCGTGGACTTCAAGACCTACGTGGACCAGGCGTGCAGGGCGGCCGAGGAGTTCGTCAACGTCTACTACACCACCATGGACAAGCGGCGGCGCCTGCTGTCCCGCCTCTACATGGGCACGGCCACGCTCGTGTGGAACGGGAACGCCGTGTCGGGCCAGGAGTCCCTGAGCGAGTTCTTCGAAATGTTGCCCTCCAGTGAGTTCCAGATCAACGTGGTGGACTGCCAGCCCGTGCACGACGAGGCCACCCCGAGCCAGACCACGGTCCTCGTCGTCATCTGTGGGACCGTGAAGTTCGAGGGCAACAAGCAGCGGGACTTCAACCAGAACTTCATCCTGACGGCGCAGGCCTCGCCCAGCAGCACGGTGTGGAGGATCGCGAGCGACTGCTTCCGCTTCCAGGACTGGGCCAGCTAG